A region of the Nerophis lumbriciformis linkage group LG13, RoL_Nlum_v2.1, whole genome shotgun sequence genome:
catccgccgccttaggaaggggaagcagtgcactaccaacaccgtgtatggtgcggatggtgttctgctgacctcgactgcggaagttgtggatcggtggagggaatacttcgaagacctcctcaatcccaccaacacgtcttcctacgaggaagcagtgcctggggaatctgtggtgggctctcctatttctggggctgaggttgctgaggtagttaaaaagctcctcggtggcaaggccccgggggtggatgagatccgcccggagttccttaaggctctggatgctgtagggctgtcttggttgacaagactctgcagcatcgcgtggacatcgggggcagtacctctggattggcagaccggggtggtggttcctctctttaaaaaggggaaccggagggtgtgttctaactatcgtgggatcacactcctcagccttcccggtaaggtctattcaggtgtactggagaggaggctacgccggatagtcaaacctcggattcaggaggaacagtgtggttttcgtcctggtcgtggaactgtggaccagctctatactctcggcagggtccttgagggtgcatgggagtttgcccaaccagtctacatgtgctttgtggacttggagaaggcattcgaccgtgtccctcggaaagtcctgtggggagtgctcagagagtatggggtttcggactgtctgattgtggcggtccgctccctgtatgatcagtgtcagagcttggttcgcattgccggcagtaagtcggacacgtttccggtgagggttggactccgccaaggctgccctttgtcaccgattctgttcataacttttatggacagaatttctaggcgcagtcagggcgttgaggggatccggtttggtggctgcaggattaggtctctgctttttgcagatgatttggtcctgatggcttcatctggccaggatcttcagctctcactggatcggttcgcagctgagtgtgaagcgactgggatgagaatcagcacctccaagtccgagtccatggttctcgcccggaaaagggtggagtgccatctccgggttggggaggagatcttgccccaagtggaggagttcaagtacctcggagtcttgttcacgagtgagggaagagtggatcgtgagatcgacaggcggatcggtgcggcgtcttcagtaatgcggacgctgtatcgatccgttgtggtgaagaaggagctgagccggaaggcaaagctctcaatttaccggtcgatctacgttcccatcctcacctatggtcatgagctttgggttatgaccgaaaggacaagatcacgggtacaagcggccgaaatgagtttcctccgccgggtggcggggctctcccttagagataggttgagaggctctgtcatccggggggagcttaaagtaaagccgctgctcctccacatcgagaggagccagatgaggtggttcgggcatctggtcaggatgccacccgagcgcctccctaaggaggtgtttagggcatgtccgaccggtaggaggccacgaggaacacccaggacactttgggaagactatgtctcccggctggcctgggaacgcctcgggatcccccgggaggagctggacgaagtggctggggagagggaagtctgggcttccctgcttaggctgctgcccccgcgacccgacctcggataagcggaagaagatggatggatggatggatatttatataaAACGCCTTTGACACTTCTTTAAAATTACTGACATactgtgtatattttttttaatttaacatttattttttatatatatatatatatatatatatatatatatatatatatatatatatatatatatatatatatatatatatatacatacatacatatatatacatacatacatacatacatatatatatatatatatatatatatatatatatatatatatatatatatatacatacatatatatatatatatatatatatacatatatatatatatatatatatataatatatattaagtaataatatatgttttgtattaattattataattatatgtaTACAAAAAACACCTGTCACTTATTTAAAATTGCtgagatttgtattttttttaaatttaatatttttgatgatttattcattttgtttttatttatctatatatactgcgatgaggttgcgacttgtccagggtgtaacctgcctgggataggctccagcctccctgcaaccccaaaatagagaagctgtagaaaatgaatggattaaaaaaaacaaaaaaaaactctgacacttatttaaaattgccgagatttattttgttattacattttttttaattaataatgtattttatttgttttatttagatatatattctaataataaataataatgtatatattttttgtattaattatcttaattatatttatattcatcTTAAAAGAAAATTGCTGAGAAAGACTTTAATAAACAAACTGTGATACGGTTGGTTAACTTTGCGGCCAATGAGGTTTGAGTTTGCAAGTACCATGATCTTTGCGCCGCAGGTTCGGAGATGACGGAGGGCCAGGAAGGCTGAGTCGCAGGTTTTCCCGCTTCAGCGGCAGGCATCAGTCCAGAGCAGCACCTCAGCCCGACAGACCTCCGGCTCAACAAGGTGCGTTCTCCCTGGCCGTTAAGAACCTGGAAGGATTTCTGGGTTAACATGAATCTGCATTGCTGCTAATATTACCCTGGATTACTGAGGGTCCTATACGGGTTTCGTCCTGAGTCACTTCCTACGGATATGTTCCTGTCCCTCTCTTTGGTGACTGCCATGAGTTTGTGTCGACTGTCTCGAGTTCCTAACAACATGGTCTGGACGGAGCTCTGCGCTTCAGTGGGTTAGGCTTTATTCAACACCTGTTCTCTGTTTGGTTCTGCTAGATGACAGGGTTCCTCAACCAGTCCCCGCTCCGGCTCCAGTACCGGATCCACCGCGAGTTCCGTCGCCGGCCCCGCTGCCTCCTCCTCCTGCCCCTGCCAAGGAAGTTCCTCCCAAACAGCCGGATGTATCGACCAAGCCCAAACTGCCCCCGCGACCTCTGTGCAAGGTGTTCAGTAGTTCTGAGCACGGATCTGCTGTGCTGAAGGTACGACACCTCTTGCTGGTATCAATACGAGAGCTGAGAAGATTCCGGAGTGTTTCTTTGTTCTCTGCAGGGTCTGGACGTTTTCCGGGGGCACGACATCCTGTGTGATGTGGTTTTGGTTCCGGGAGACAGTCAGGAAAGATTCCCCGTGCACAGAGTCATCATGGCGTCATCCAGCGACTACTTCAAGGCCATGTTCACAGGCGAGTTGTCTGTGAAGATGTCCTAAAATCTACCTGGTCTTGACTCTACTCCGCTTTGTGTTCAGGAGGTATGCGGGAGCAGGAGATGAGAGAGATCAAGCTTCACGGGGTCACGGAGTTGGGGTTAAAGAACATCCTGGACTTCATCTACACGTCCAAAGTCAGCCTGGACATGAGCAACCTGCAGGAGACTCTGGAAGCTGCAAACTTCCTGCAGGTCATGCCGGTTCTCGCCTTCTGCAACCAGCTTCTGAGCAGCGAGGCGAGTTTCTGTGCGCAAGATTGCATTCTGGGGGAGCTCGCTGGATGCTAACTGTGGCTTCTGTCACTTGAATGCCGCAGGTCACTGTGGATAACTGCGTGGAGGTGGAGAGCATTGCTTCTGACTTACTTCTGGAGGATGTGCAGAAGAACATTGGTGAGGAACCAGAAAGAGGGGCCTAGAGGAGTATCTGATAAGTGCTCACTTCCCTAGCTTAGCTGTTGACCCTATCTTTTTTTGTAGCCACGTTTGTGAGTCACAACCTGTCGGCCCTGGTGGAGAGTGGTCGCTACCTGCAACTCTCAGAGAAGACCATAGCCGGCGCTCTGGCCAGCAACTCCCTTAAGGGCTTCTCCGAAATGGAGCTCTACCACATCGCCAAAGGGTGGCTGGGTCATCAGCCCACCAAACGCAACTCGTCCGTCCACGCGCTGATGCGTCACATTCGCTTCCCGCTGATGAGCCCCTGCGAGCTGATCCAGATCTcccaggaggaggaggaagacggAGGCGACTCCCTGATGCGTTCGGACACCTCCTGCGTGAACCTCCTGCTGGAGGCCAGCAACTACCAGATGATGCCTTTCATGCAGCCGGCCCTGCAGAGCGAGCGCACGCAGATCCGCTCGGACGCCACGCACATCGTGGCGCTGGGGGGCGTGATGCGTCAGCAGCTGGTGGTGAGCCGCGAGCTGAGGATGTACGACCAGAACACGGGCCACTGGAGAGCCCTGAAGCCCATGGAGGTGCCGTGCTACCAGCACGGCGTGGCTCTCCTGGGTGGCTTCCTGTTCATTGTCGGAGGTCAGGGCACCGCCGCGACCCAAAGGCGCTTACAGAACGGGACCGCTTTGACGTTGATTTCTTCCCAGGTCAGAGCACGTACGACACCAAGGGTAAGACGGCCATTGACAGCGCCTACCGCTACGACCCGCGCTTCAACGTCTGGCTTCAGATCGCCTCGCTCAACGAAAAGAGGACCTTCTTCCACCTCTGCGCCCTGCAGGGGAAACTGTACGCCGTCGGCGGCAGAAACGAAACTGGCGAGATCAGTGAGTTGCTTTTAGAGAGTCCGATTTACCATAACGCTGAATTTCCGCGGTGCTAAGCAGAAGTGCCGTTCAGtcctctagccgtccatagcgtttctactcgtatggattcttccttCATCATTCCAAACAAagtgtgtaagttttacaatataactaaaacaattcttacatgGTAAActgtcccgtgtgtgatgtcggTAGGACTTATATTCACgatttttttaatcacataatTTTTACCtttaatctaattttttttacctttcatctcatatttttgacttttGATCACATAATCATGATTTCTTGTCATGATTTTGAGTTTTTAatcacaaaataaaacattttattaaatatttataacTTTTTATAATATTAGTATTTTATAGTTTTGACTTTTTTAgctcattattttgacttttcatctcataatttggGCATTTCATCTCATAATAAtgattttctgtctcatttttatttcttaatttgacttgttttttaaGTAATTATGACATTTCATCtaacaattttgactttttagctcatattttttacttttttctcaaaattttggCCCTATCTCATAATTAGTGGCTTTATtacataattttgacattttatctcataaccatgattttttttaacgcaTAATTTCGATATTTTATCTTTTTTGACCTTTTATCTCAGCATTTTGACTTTGTATCTCAATTTTGATtgattatctcataatttcgaaatGTTATTGCATAATCAGAATTTTTTTGTCCCATAATTCTGACTCTctcaaatttagatttttttttttttttatcttaccatttcaactttttattttacaattttgatttacTTATAcaacataatttcgactttttattttatttcataattttgactttcttatctcataatttcaagttTTTATGTCATTATTCTGACTTTATCTCAAAAgtgttcgcgggccacataaaatagggcggagggccagatttggcccctgggccttgagtttgacacctgtgatttaaacatacaaaattagctgaaaagctagcataaaacggtatcatgccaagtatcaaaaactaTGATTTTGaggtttaaacatgcaaaattagctacaaaaactaacataaaacgttagcatgctaacggtctcACAATTATGCTAATAGTTAACGTGTGTTAgtacgttaactgttagcatatgtGCTTGACAACACCGGGTATCATAAACCATGATTATTAGCTTTAAAAAcacaagtatgctaacagttaaccgTCAGTATAGGTGCTTGACAACACCGGGTATCATAAACCATGATTATTAGCAGTAAAAACACACAATTAGCTGAAATCCTAGTATAAAGCGCGAGCATAAGAAGAGCTACCTAAAGTGCAAAGGGTGTGAACAATAACGCACGTTAACTGATTATATACTTGCGAGAGAAcaccaagtatcaaaatgcacgatttttaggttaaaacatacaaaattagctacaaaactaacataaaacgttagcatgctaacggtctcACAAGTATGTTAACAGTTAGCGTGTGTTAgtacgttaactgttagcatacgtGCTTGACAACACCGGGTATCATAAACCATGATTATTAGCTTTAAAAAcacaagtatgctaacagttaacggtcagtataggtcaggggtcagcaacccaaaatgttgaaggagccatattggaccaaaaatacaaaaacaaatctgtctggagccgcaaaaaattaaaagccatattacatacatataaactgaattaagaggacttaaaggaaactaaattacctcaaatatagctacaaatgaggcataatgatgctatatgttacatattgcatcattatgcctcatttcagATGTCAAATAATATcggcctaccgatattatcggccgataaatgctttaaaatgtaatatcgaaaattatcggtatcgttttttttattatctgtatcgttttttttattttatttttttattaaatcaacataaaaaacacaagatacacttacaattagtgccccaacccaaaaaaactccctcccccatttacactcattcacacaaaagggttgtttctttctgttattaatattctggttcctacattatatatcaatatatatcaatacagtctgcaagagatacagtccgtaagcacacatgattgtgcgtgctgctggtccactaatagtactaacctttaacagttaattttactcattttcattatatactagtttctatgtaactgtttttatattgttttactttcttttttattcaagaaaatattttaaatgtatttattttatttatttaaaaggaccttatcttcaccatacctggttgtccaaattaggcataataatgtgtcaattccacgactgtatatatcggtatcggttggtatcggtaattaaagagttggacaatatcggaatatcggatatcggcaaaaagccattatcggacatcccttaatATGTACATAGTgctcgcctaaatagcatgttagcatcgattagcttgcagccatgcagtgaccaaatatgtctgattagcactccacacaagtcaataacatcaacaaaactcacctttgtgcattcatgcacaaccttaaaagtttggtggacaaaatgagacagaaaaagaagtggcataagacgggctgcatgggattctgggtatttgttctgttgtgtttatgttgtgttaaggtgcagatgttctcccgaaatgtgtttgtcattcttgtttggttttggttcaaagtgtggcgcattattagtaagagtgttaaagttgttttat
Encoded here:
- the LOC133613376 gene encoding kelch-like protein 9, with amino-acid sequence MGFGDDGGPGRLSRRFSRFSGRHQSRAAPQPDRPPAQQDDRVPQPVPAPAPVPDPPRVPSPAPLPPPPAPAKEVPPKQPDVSTKPKLPPRPLCKVFSSSEHGSAVLKGLDVFRGHDILCDVVLVPGDSQERFPVHRVIMASSSDYFKAMFTGGMREQEMREIKLHGVTELGLKNILDFIYTSKVSLDMSNLQETLEAANFLQVMPVLAFCNQLLSSEVTVDNCVEVESIASDLLLEDVQKNIATFVSHNLSALVESGRYLQLSEKTIAGALASNSLKGFSEMELYHIAKGWLGHQPTKRNSSVHALMRHIRFPLMSPCELIQISQEEEEDGGDSLMRSDTSCVNLLLEASNYQMMPFMQPALQSERTQIRSDATHIVALGGVMRQQLVVSRELRMYDQNTGHWRALKPMEVPCYQHGVALLGGFLFIVGGQSTYDTKGKTAIDSAYRYDPRFNVWLQIASLNEKRTFFHLCALQGKLYAVGGRNETGEINTVECYNLKKNQWTFVSNMMEAHYGHAGTVHGDLMYISGGITHDTFQKELWCYEPTTDAWRRMADMTELRGLHCMCTVGDQLYVMGGNHFRGRSDYDDVLGCECYSPAADQWTVVAPMPRGQSDVGVTVFQGRVYVVGGYSWNSRCMVDIVQRYDPEADAWARVFDVLEPLGGIRACTMTVHLPEDAVDEAQIQAGPLPTA